One region of Luteolibacter yonseiensis genomic DNA includes:
- a CDS encoding AAA family ATPase: protein MTVAVPKVAHEQLLAGAETAARRLIRSWIEYGPKEINDFGWHAFPTAPLQDVAGGVRQAMLEEGVKDFPGLVVWFAEAPASTRDELIECSQAFGPMPSDCGPLLNRLAEYDKVKRQQLLVWKLNDAIAKGDDISPIAKELAEIGNEGATQKSNLRERAYALRFDPDKTPPPDEACMVIGDIPIAARGNITVLQGKSKVGKSALISAIMGAAQRGRYQAEGDTLCISWAGEDDGALVHLDTEQSQADWHALVCRSIHRSGLGQVSPRLVSLPLVMFRRTERLEILRQTLTYEDGRGGSDLVLLDGVADLCISPNDEGEALELVSRIHAMAQEFRCAIFCVLHENPTSDQGKTRGHLGSELNRKAFANLRIDKDAETSISTIYGSDMRKREIPKEQGFCFGWDDSIGMHKFQGRAAGVKAAQIEMKAVQKARAEWEPIFQKAEEIGTKSSCPGLTPDEAAIAERDISGTESLTKTATMKKRMQRAEAIGVLRNTGAGIWVLNPIGTIGT from the coding sequence ATGACCGTTGCCGTTCCCAAAGTAGCTCATGAGCAACTTCTGGCCGGCGCGGAGACTGCTGCACGTCGCCTCATCCGCTCATGGATCGAATACGGTCCCAAGGAGATAAACGATTTCGGCTGGCATGCTTTCCCGACCGCCCCCCTACAAGACGTAGCAGGCGGAGTTAGACAAGCCATGTTGGAGGAAGGAGTGAAAGACTTCCCTGGACTGGTGGTGTGGTTTGCCGAAGCTCCAGCGAGCACCCGGGATGAACTCATCGAATGTTCCCAAGCATTTGGGCCGATGCCTTCAGATTGCGGGCCGTTGCTGAATCGATTGGCCGAATACGATAAGGTAAAGCGCCAGCAGTTGCTCGTCTGGAAATTGAACGATGCGATTGCGAAAGGTGATGATATTTCACCCATCGCCAAGGAGCTTGCTGAAATTGGGAACGAAGGCGCTACTCAAAAATCAAACCTCAGAGAGCGGGCCTACGCCTTGCGGTTCGATCCTGACAAGACTCCGCCACCGGACGAGGCGTGCATGGTCATCGGCGATATTCCAATCGCGGCGCGTGGCAACATCACGGTCTTGCAAGGGAAATCGAAAGTTGGAAAATCGGCGTTGATTTCCGCTATCATGGGAGCCGCGCAACGCGGACGATATCAGGCAGAAGGTGATACTCTCTGTATCTCATGGGCCGGGGAAGACGACGGAGCACTTGTTCACCTGGATACAGAACAATCTCAGGCAGACTGGCACGCCTTGGTTTGTCGGAGCATCCACCGTTCCGGACTCGGGCAAGTTTCACCGAGACTTGTCTCCCTGCCCCTGGTCATGTTCCGGCGGACCGAGCGGCTGGAGATCTTGCGTCAGACCTTGACGTATGAGGACGGGCGCGGTGGTTCGGACCTTGTCTTGCTCGACGGCGTTGCGGACCTCTGTATCTCACCAAATGATGAGGGTGAAGCGCTGGAACTTGTTTCCCGCATTCATGCAATGGCCCAGGAATTCCGGTGTGCCATCTTCTGCGTCCTTCATGAGAATCCCACCAGTGATCAGGGCAAGACGCGCGGACACTTGGGCAGCGAACTGAACCGGAAGGCGTTTGCCAACCTCCGGATCGACAAGGATGCGGAAACGTCCATCTCCACGATCTACGGCAGCGACATGAGGAAGCGTGAGATCCCCAAGGAGCAGGGCTTCTGCTTCGGCTGGGATGATTCGATTGGTATGCACAAATTCCAAGGCCGTGCGGCAGGAGTCAAAGCCGCCCAGATTGAGATGAAAGCAGTTCAGAAAGCGCGGGCGGAATGGGAGCCCATCTTTCAAAAAGCGGAAGAAATCGGGACAAAATCAAGTTGTCCCGGACTGACGCCGGATGAGGCCGCAATCGCCGAGCGGGACATTTCCGGGACAGAAAGTCTAACGAAAACCGCGACGATGAAAAAGCGGATGCAGCGGGCAGAAGCTATTGGAGTTCTGAGAAATACGGGCGCAGGAATATGGGTGCTTAACCCCATCGGGACAATCGGGACATGA
- a CDS encoding TIR domain-containing protein, producing the protein MKVFISWSKERSRLIAELLSEWLVCVIQATSPWVSSRDIDRGSLWFSEIGNALQDVTAGIVCITEQNKNEPWILFEAGALCRGLSTQRVITLLVDLEPKDIGDPLAQFNHALPTRDGMRALVRTINKNLGVAAVPDPTLEKVFETFWPLFESKFREIIDDTTPDASPSKKTKVDPLEQIHEILRRLDIRTRETHSALSALAQPTQFRRGRPSATGIGASLNYLIRQARESESGELAQKIQEAIDMGSDDSQAENGWPPVAGSNDLNS; encoded by the coding sequence ATGAAGGTTTTCATTAGCTGGTCTAAGGAGAGAAGCCGTCTGATCGCTGAACTCCTGAGCGAATGGCTGGTTTGTGTCATCCAGGCAACTTCGCCATGGGTTTCATCGCGGGACATCGACCGGGGATCGCTGTGGTTCTCTGAAATCGGGAATGCACTTCAAGATGTGACAGCGGGGATCGTCTGCATCACCGAGCAGAATAAAAATGAACCTTGGATACTATTCGAGGCTGGAGCTTTGTGTCGCGGACTGTCCACCCAGCGCGTGATCACCCTTCTCGTGGACCTGGAACCAAAAGATATTGGCGACCCCCTTGCTCAATTCAATCACGCTCTCCCTACTAGAGATGGCATGAGGGCGCTGGTCAGGACGATTAACAAAAACTTGGGCGTAGCTGCCGTCCCAGATCCCACCTTGGAAAAGGTATTTGAAACATTCTGGCCACTTTTCGAGTCGAAGTTTAGAGAAATTATCGATGATACAACGCCCGACGCGTCCCCTTCCAAAAAGACCAAAGTTGACCCCCTGGAGCAAATCCACGAAATTCTCCGGCGGTTGGACATCAGAACCAGGGAAACTCATTCTGCGCTCAGTGCCCTTGCCCAACCCACGCAATTTCGGCGCGGGAGACCGTCCGCGACAGGAATCGGAGCATCCCTTAACTATTTGATTCGCCAAGCGAGGGAAAGCGAGTCTGGGGAACTTGCTCAGAAAATACAAGAGGCGATCGACATGGGATCTGATGACTCTCAAGCCGAAAATGGCTGGCCTCCTGTCGCAGGATCGAACGATTTAAATTCCTGA